In Microplitis mediator isolate UGA2020A chromosome 9, iyMicMedi2.1, whole genome shotgun sequence, the DNA window GGTGACAGGACTTCACGGTAGCTGTCAACTTTTGCATTTTTCCGCAATAAATATGCTACCAATTCTACTTGATTTTTTCCAACGGCAGCAGTAAGTAGTTGATTCCCATCATTCAACAATGGACATGATGATAAACAAAATTCCTCTATCATGTCTCTTACTTTTTGCGTATTTCTCTTTTTTCTTGAAACTTTAATGTCGAAATATTTTTGCAAGTCAtccatgattaatttatttatatttaactttccggcacttaattattttttattttttattattgaaaactcCGTGTAACTTACGACTATTGTCAACTAACCTACAAGTACTTGTAATTTTAATCAGCGTGACGTTTAATAAAATGGAGTGTGAAGGCAGAATATTCAAGcccaattttcataaatttttatgaatgaaTGTAGCGGATGTGAGACaatttgtaacttttaaataaattaatctaataattgaaataggggaattttaaaaaaggcgggtgctgaatttaaaattatctgatgcgcgttttttaattttgttttactgacattttatttgtttatttaaaaattggaaaaagaTAATCGTCAgctgcattcacactcatgtttTTGGTCCCATGAAAACGAAAGTTACGTTTGGGTGTTGTCGAGTTTTCTAGGTGGCTCTTGCGCATCTTCcgacggtaaaaaaaaaattttgaaaatttatttgaactttGGAAAATGTAAGAAAATTATGATCCCGAGGTTAGCAgaatattagtaattttttttttttttttcaacaatttaatttaaaaataagaaaaaactttaaatatgcagatgtagaaaattgaaaaagttacaggtgcaattttttaaatattttttttataattttttgtttttaaaaacacaaaaaaaaagaaattattagacgtcggctaacttcagtattattttttttgtgactgATTTGTtctaaaaatccaaaaattgttaattgtcgactaatttcaggatcatatatttgatctaaaaatataattataaaattaataaaacaattcaaataaacgaggcagaaaaaaaaagtaaataattaataatttattacaacatatttattttacaattaattatcttgCTCGAACACGctcaaaaaatgttttaaatcattattatctAAACATTCAAACACATCATCGACGGCAACAGACAACAATGTAGACGCAACTGGAAAAagatcatgaaaaattttagtactttGTTCCAGTAAACTTTTCCTTGCTAatcctttcgaaaatcgaagtTTTATCGCCGATTCATAAATCGGAAATCGTCGTGAAACTTCATCCGAAAATATGAACGtctcatgatttttatttttcgcatACGCagctaaaaaattactatttttgctCAAAATATTATGAAGCGAAAGCCCTGAGTTTGGTATTTTTTCCGTGATAATTTTCGACATTTCTAGCtcacacatttttttataatcatccATCGGTTTTTCTTCAAGAAGAGAAGACAAGAACATCTTAATGTTATCAGATAGATGTGCATTTCGACTtcttaattttacaatatgtttaataatGCTTTTTTTGTGATTCGAAATACTGTTGCCACGAAGACTATTAGCATAAAAATGCATGCTAACACAATGAGGAATAGGTGGGAGATAGTTAAGGATATCAAGATCATTTATGTCTGCATCATTATCTAGGAGAATATCCAATTTTCTCTTATTCTGTATTATGCCAAAGATAGACAGTTCAAAAATATcagaacttgaaaaatatgcGCTATCCGATTGCTTTAGAACCAAACAAACTGGAGTATCTCCATCTTTATTTTTAGCATTAATATCTGCTCCATAATCTAATAATAAccgcaaaatatttatgttttgaGCCTTTACTGCGTGATGGATTGGAGCTGATCTGTTGTCATCATATTCATTGACATCCGCACcaatttgtaataataatgagaCCATTTCCAAGGTGGTATACTTGACAGCTGTATGCAGTAACGACTGATCACATTttaatccaaaatttttctgctcaaCAATAAGTCTTGCGATCTCAATATTGTTGTAATCAACTGCTAGCTCAATTGGTGAGTTATCGTTATGAATATTGTAATAATGTATTTTAGCTCCGTGTTCCagaagaattttgaaaattgtcgTGTTGTTGTTCTTGGCGGCTATCTGAAGAGGTGACTGGACATCACGATCGCTGTTAACTTTCGCATTTTTCCGCAATAAATATGCCAccatttctactttatctttTTCAACGGCAGCAGTAAGTAGTTGATACCCATCATCCGATAGTGGACAAGATGAGAAACCAAATTCGTCTATTATGTCCATTGCTTTTTGCGTTTCTCCATCATTTATCGAATTTAATATGCAGAAATATTTTTCCCAGTCATccatgtttaatttatttgtatttaactTCTCggtacttaattatttattgttttttattattgaaaactgCGTGTAACTTACGAACGCAATTATTTTCA includes these proteins:
- the LOC130674990 gene encoding ankyrin repeat, SAM and basic leucine zipper domain-containing protein 1-like translates to MDDWEKYFCILNSINDGETQKAMDIIDEFGFSSCPLSDDGYQLLTAAVEKDKVEMVAYLLRKNAKVNSDRDVQSPLQIAAKNNNTTIFKILLEHGAKIHYYNIHNDNSPIELAVDYNNIEIARLIVEQKNFGLKCDQSLLHTAVKYTTLEMVSLLLQIGADVNEYDDNRSAPIHHAVKAQNINILRLLLDYGADINAKNKDGDTPVCLVLKQSDSAYFSSSDIFELSIFGIIQNKRKLDILLDNDADINDLDILNYLPPIPHCVSMHFYANSLRGNSISNHKKSIIKHIVKLRSRNAHLSDNIKMFLSSLLEEKPMDDYKKMCELEMSKIITEKIPNSGLSLHNILSKNSNFLAAYAKNKNHETFIFSDEVSRRFPIYESAIKLRFSKGLARKSLLEQSTKIFHDLFPVASTLLSVAVDDVFECLDNNDLKHFLSVFEQDN